The Synergistaceae bacterium genome contains a region encoding:
- the rpsG gene encoding 30S ribosomal protein S7, with amino-acid sequence MSRKGHIRKRITPPDSVYTSPIISKFINCLMLDGKKSTAEKILYRALDLAGERLNIEPFEVFEKAMENVSPLVEVRPRRVGGATYQVPVEVRPERGRELAIRWIIRYSRGRKGMPMVERLARELTDACKAEGGSVKKREDVHRMAEANRAFAHYRW; translated from the coding sequence ATGTCAAGAAAAGGTCACATTAGAAAGAGAATTACTCCGCCCGATTCAGTCTACACGAGCCCTATAATATCAAAATTTATCAACTGTCTGATGCTTGACGGTAAGAAAAGCACAGCGGAAAAAATTTTGTATAGAGCACTGGATTTGGCAGGAGAGAGACTTAATATTGAACCATTTGAAGTTTTTGAAAAAGCAATGGAGAATGTCAGTCCTTTGGTAGAAGTTCGTCCTCGCAGAGTCGGAGGTGCAACATACCAGGTGCCTGTTGAAGTAAGGCCTGAAAGAGGACGTGAGCTTGCAATACGTTGGATAATAAGATATTCACGTGGGCGCAAGGGAATGCCTATGGTAGAACGTCTTGCTCGTGAACTTACTGATGCATGCAAGGCTGAAGGCGGTTCTGTAAAAAAACGCGAAGACGTACATCGCATGGCTGAAGCCAACCGTGCGTTTGCACACTACCGCTGGTAA
- a CDS encoding 30S ribosomal protein S12, producing the protein MPTISQLIRTGRADKRRTSKSPALQENPQRRGVCTRVYTATPKKPNSALRKIARVRLTNGFEVTAYIPGVGHNLQEHSVVLIRGGRIKDLPGVRYHIIRGTLDCSGVENRRQARSLYGARKPK; encoded by the coding sequence TTGCCGACAATTAGCCAACTTATTCGCACAGGAAGAGCAGATAAAAGACGTACATCGAAGTCACCTGCGCTGCAGGAGAACCCGCAGCGTCGTGGAGTTTGCACACGTGTATACACAGCTACTCCAAAAAAACCGAACTCAGCTCTTCGTAAGATAGCCCGTGTACGTCTGACAAACGGTTTCGAAGTTACCGCATATATACCGGGAGTCGGTCACAACTTGCAGGAGCACTCAGTGGTGCTTATTCGTGGTGGACGTATAAAGGACTTACCTGGTGTGCGTTATCACATAATTAGAGGAACATTAGATTGCAGTGGTGTTGAAAATCGCCGTCAAGCCCGTTCGCTCTACGGTGCTCGCAAGCCTAAATAG
- a CDS encoding 50S ribosomal protein L7ae: MPLNELASRDRITGCNSVLRMLRAGKVSKIFLSREADPLVLAEIIKEAQKNAIPIEWTEKSLQLGRACAISRKTAAAGLLKK; the protein is encoded by the coding sequence GTGCCTTTAAATGAGCTTGCTTCGAGAGATAGAATTACAGGCTGTAACAGCGTTTTAAGGATGCTTAGGGCAGGCAAAGTGAGTAAAATTTTTCTTTCACGAGAAGCAGATCCTCTTGTTTTAGCGGAGATAATTAAAGAAGCTCAAAAAAATGCAATACCAATAGAATGGACCGAAAAATCATTGCAACTAGGGAGAGCCTGTGCCATTTCCAGAAAAACGGCAGCAGCTGGCCTCCTTAAAAAGTAG
- the rpoC gene encoding DNA-directed RNA polymerase subunit beta', whose product MTNIKREIAGVRMRLSSPERIRELSSGEVKKPETINYRTLRPEKDGLFCERIFGPTRSYECSCGKYKRSGPKFRGVVCDHCGVEITDNRVRRERMGHIELAAPVVHIWYLRGIPSRLSLLLGASTKDLEKVVYFAPTRRREKVYKVVTEGRRIDLARMNSLLSASEERIHRFYDSKFKAEEAFRITKVEDIPVEEGDVISPSQANRIKAEYGDDLFAVERAFRVFKEVKEDVENEEVQLFDEVVPESKVAGLLESDAELKAEQVLINKQEALVVTLAIHLPFAKNDVISETEYRLYNQKYPKRFQTVEETITLEDPCYIVITGGNSPFEKSDVILEREQVVCKAYDKEFSAGIGADGILTLLNNVDIDLLATTLREEAAESTGQKKRKLVKRLQVLEDFRKSKSLPERMVLSVLPVIPPDLRPMVQLDGGRFATSDLNDLYRRVINRNNRLRKLLELRAPEIIVRNEKRMLQESVDALIDNGRRGKAVLGAGNRPLKSLTDLLRGKKGRFRQNLLGKRVDYSGRSVIVIGPTLKLYQCGLPKQMALELFKPFVMHKLVESGFAPNVKSARRFIERGRDEVWGILEGIIKDHPVMLNRAPTLHRLGIQAFEPVLIEGKAIRLHPLVCTAFNADFDGDQMAVHVPLSIEAQAEARVLMLSSNNLLSPASGKPIVVPTQDIILGIYYITSMRDGLQGEGSHYRDEEDVLSALDHGAVNINSKIYIKKNPEWECETMKDGKWIETSPGRVLFNSALPAALRFINVAINKRQMSKILDFAYDKVGQAAMVHMLDDIKTLGYHWSTASGISLGVNDVVVPEEKKEILDVTLAHEEELTEQYDLGILTEDEYMRQKDLLWSDSGRIIADKIMDKMDETNPLRIMVDSGARGSRGQVSQMAGIRGLMADPSGKILRYPIVANFKEGLNTLEYFISTHGARKGLADTALRTAKSGYLTRRLVDVAQDLIIMEEDCGTNQGIEVRPLLQQDGKVTISMSERLAGRLSLEDVEYPKTKDKAAHEGLLLEKNEEITHEKAKLVESLGITSVWVRSPLTCALKNGICRSCYGKDLASRKQVAIGETVGVVAAQSIGEPGTQLTMRTFHTGGVRQFTGEDITQGLPRIEQLFEIRKPKKVAILAEVDGTLLEIREMNGKKKLIIAVEGKDGEEEKVSYNIPASQNLLMSITEGATITKGMLLTEGYIDPQQLLDVEGLEAVQHYLLDGIQEVYRSQGVSINDKHVETILRKVAPVNRVRVLEEGDTSFVSGELVFRDDIEAAVNEVRAGNVESLEKSFDFLSDYKLVEWPIKSLKDKDEKLEINKVALSAALQPRGASGDIIVSDDKGEIRIIIGDATFRRSMEGLELIEDFIDEAKDIVVESGSRLSSSDLTKIVSAAPQPLKVRDIKVLESSIDSAWLASDVKVKDKLLIKSDTILDEKTINILCNENIDSIKLWRSPEHLNLADAMHQVMIEHYFSKPVVQAFNSQGEIITDISNVIDGSVVRGLVEGTISGIESNGSIITKEKIIRQVLTDKAVGKILLEQIVDSEGEVLAEPGTEITLDMLDEISRVSSDTITIRPKQGASEYKQLIQRVSFVRRLKEEPQWRPVVHGITKAALATDSFLSAASFQQTAQVLAASAVRGDVDELMGLKENVIIGLLIPAGTGIEKYKSLEVSDSCTTVEATSEETAELN is encoded by the coding sequence ATGACCAACATAAAACGTGAAATAGCCGGAGTGAGAATGAGGCTTTCTTCTCCTGAAAGAATAAGGGAGTTATCTAGTGGGGAAGTTAAAAAACCAGAAACTATCAACTACAGAACCCTCCGTCCCGAAAAGGATGGTCTTTTCTGCGAACGTATTTTTGGTCCTACAAGAAGCTATGAGTGTTCATGTGGTAAATATAAAAGAAGCGGTCCCAAATTTAGGGGCGTTGTTTGCGACCATTGTGGTGTAGAAATAACAGATAACCGCGTGCGCCGTGAGAGGATGGGGCATATTGAATTGGCAGCCCCTGTTGTTCATATTTGGTATTTAAGGGGAATTCCGAGTAGACTGAGTCTCCTTTTAGGTGCATCCACAAAAGATCTTGAAAAAGTAGTGTATTTTGCGCCTACAAGACGCAGAGAGAAAGTATATAAGGTCGTAACAGAAGGACGAAGAATAGACCTTGCGCGCATGAACTCACTTCTATCTGCATCAGAAGAGAGAATTCATCGTTTTTACGACTCTAAATTTAAAGCTGAAGAGGCATTTCGTATAACAAAAGTTGAGGATATTCCGGTTGAGGAAGGAGATGTTATTTCTCCCTCACAAGCAAACAGAATTAAAGCTGAATATGGAGATGACCTGTTTGCAGTAGAGAGGGCCTTCCGTGTTTTCAAAGAAGTAAAGGAAGATGTAGAGAACGAAGAAGTGCAATTATTTGACGAAGTAGTTCCTGAGTCAAAAGTGGCGGGATTGTTAGAATCGGATGCAGAACTCAAAGCAGAGCAGGTTTTGATAAACAAACAAGAAGCTCTTGTAGTTACTCTTGCTATTCATCTCCCCTTTGCTAAAAATGACGTAATTTCAGAGACTGAATACAGATTGTACAATCAAAAGTACCCTAAGCGTTTCCAGACCGTAGAAGAAACCATTACGCTTGAGGATCCCTGCTATATAGTAATAACAGGCGGCAATTCCCCCTTTGAAAAATCGGACGTTATCCTTGAACGTGAACAAGTTGTTTGCAAGGCATACGATAAAGAATTTAGTGCAGGGATAGGTGCAGATGGTATATTAACCCTTCTCAATAATGTGGATATAGACTTGTTGGCCACTACTCTCAGGGAAGAAGCTGCAGAAAGTACCGGTCAGAAAAAGCGCAAGCTTGTAAAACGCTTACAGGTTTTAGAGGATTTTCGTAAAAGCAAAAGTCTTCCGGAGCGTATGGTTCTATCTGTACTTCCAGTTATCCCCCCCGATCTTCGCCCTATGGTGCAGCTCGATGGAGGACGATTCGCGACATCAGACCTTAATGATTTATATAGAAGAGTTATAAATAGAAACAACAGGCTTCGTAAACTCCTTGAGTTAAGAGCTCCGGAAATCATTGTGCGCAATGAGAAAAGGATGCTTCAAGAGTCGGTTGATGCTTTGATAGACAATGGTCGTAGAGGCAAAGCAGTTCTTGGTGCAGGGAACAGGCCTCTTAAGAGCCTGACAGATTTGCTCCGTGGGAAGAAGGGACGTTTCCGTCAAAACTTGTTGGGGAAAAGAGTTGACTACTCAGGCCGTTCGGTAATTGTAATCGGTCCCACACTTAAGCTCTACCAGTGTGGTCTGCCCAAGCAAATGGCATTGGAACTCTTTAAACCATTTGTAATGCACAAACTTGTGGAGAGCGGATTTGCTCCCAATGTCAAGAGTGCTCGTAGATTTATTGAGAGAGGTCGAGACGAGGTTTGGGGAATACTAGAAGGAATAATTAAAGACCACCCAGTTATGTTAAACAGAGCTCCAACATTGCATAGACTTGGTATCCAGGCTTTTGAGCCGGTTCTTATTGAAGGTAAGGCCATTAGGCTTCATCCTTTGGTCTGTACTGCCTTTAACGCCGACTTTGATGGAGACCAAATGGCAGTACACGTGCCACTTTCCATTGAAGCTCAGGCAGAGGCACGAGTTCTCATGCTTTCTTCAAACAATCTATTGTCTCCGGCTAGTGGGAAGCCGATTGTTGTTCCGACGCAGGATATAATTTTGGGTATCTACTACATTACATCCATGCGTGACGGTCTCCAAGGAGAAGGTTCTCATTATAGAGACGAGGAGGACGTATTGTCCGCTTTGGATCATGGAGCTGTGAACATCAATTCAAAAATATATATAAAGAAGAATCCTGAGTGGGAATGTGAAACTATGAAGGACGGGAAATGGATAGAGACTTCTCCTGGACGTGTTCTTTTTAATTCGGCACTCCCCGCAGCACTTAGATTTATTAACGTAGCAATTAATAAAAGACAGATGTCAAAAATACTTGACTTTGCTTACGATAAAGTTGGTCAGGCTGCCATGGTTCACATGTTAGATGACATCAAAACTCTTGGTTATCACTGGTCAACAGCTAGTGGAATCAGCCTGGGCGTCAATGACGTTGTGGTTCCCGAAGAAAAGAAAGAAATTCTTGATGTTACGCTGGCTCATGAAGAAGAGTTAACAGAACAGTATGATTTGGGAATCTTGACAGAAGATGAATACATGCGCCAGAAGGATTTATTGTGGTCTGATTCAGGCAGAATAATAGCGGATAAAATAATGGATAAGATGGATGAAACAAATCCGCTGAGAATTATGGTTGACTCAGGTGCCAGAGGATCCAGAGGACAGGTTTCGCAGATGGCCGGTATTCGAGGCCTAATGGCAGACCCATCAGGTAAAATTCTTAGATATCCAATAGTTGCAAACTTTAAAGAAGGTCTAAATACGCTGGAATATTTTATTTCCACACATGGTGCCAGAAAAGGACTTGCAGACACAGCTCTTCGTACGGCTAAGTCTGGATATTTGACTCGTAGGCTCGTTGATGTTGCTCAAGATCTCATAATTATGGAAGAGGATTGTGGAACAAATCAGGGAATCGAAGTTCGTCCTCTCTTGCAGCAAGATGGAAAGGTCACCATATCTATGTCAGAGAGACTGGCAGGACGCTTAAGTTTAGAAGATGTTGAATATCCGAAGACAAAAGATAAGGCTGCTCATGAAGGATTGCTCTTAGAGAAAAATGAAGAGATAACGCACGAAAAAGCTAAACTTGTTGAAAGTCTCGGAATTACTTCAGTTTGGGTTCGTAGCCCATTAACATGTGCACTTAAGAACGGGATTTGTCGTTCTTGCTATGGTAAGGATTTGGCTTCTCGCAAACAAGTTGCAATAGGAGAAACCGTGGGAGTTGTTGCTGCACAGTCAATAGGAGAGCCTGGAACTCAGCTTACAATGCGTACTTTCCATACTGGAGGAGTTCGTCAGTTTACGGGGGAGGATATTACCCAAGGGCTTCCGAGAATTGAGCAGCTATTTGAAATTCGCAAACCCAAAAAAGTTGCAATATTAGCCGAAGTCGACGGGACATTGTTGGAAATCCGTGAGATGAACGGAAAGAAGAAACTGATTATAGCCGTCGAGGGTAAAGACGGTGAAGAAGAAAAAGTTTCTTATAACATACCGGCATCGCAGAACCTGCTCATGTCTATTACAGAGGGAGCAACAATAACCAAAGGCATGTTGCTTACAGAAGGATATATAGATCCTCAGCAGCTCCTTGATGTGGAAGGGCTTGAAGCTGTTCAACACTATCTGCTGGATGGCATTCAAGAAGTTTATAGATCTCAAGGTGTTTCCATAAATGACAAACACGTCGAGACAATACTGCGGAAAGTTGCCCCTGTTAACCGTGTACGCGTACTGGAAGAGGGGGACACCTCTTTTGTTTCAGGCGAACTGGTATTCAGAGACGACATTGAAGCAGCAGTAAACGAAGTGAGAGCGGGTAATGTTGAGTCTCTTGAGAAGTCATTTGACTTTCTTTCAGACTATAAACTTGTAGAATGGCCCATCAAGTCCTTAAAAGACAAAGATGAGAAGTTAGAAATTAACAAGGTCGCTCTTTCTGCGGCTCTTCAGCCAAGAGGAGCCTCCGGAGATATTATAGTGTCAGATGACAAGGGCGAAATAAGAATAATAATCGGAGACGCTACATTTAGAAGATCTATGGAAGGTCTTGAGCTTATTGAAGACTTTATAGATGAGGCAAAGGATATTGTGGTAGAGTCCGGTTCAAGATTGTCCTCATCAGATTTAACAAAAATAGTTTCTGCAGCACCTCAGCCTTTAAAAGTCAGAGATATCAAAGTGCTCGAAAGCAGTATAGATTCTGCATGGCTTGCCTCGGATGTGAAGGTTAAAGACAAGTTGCTTATTAAGTCTGATACTATTTTAGATGAAAAAACAATCAATATTTTGTGCAACGAAAACATTGATTCAATTAAGCTTTGGAGGTCTCCGGAACATCTAAACCTCGCAGATGCTATGCATCAAGTTATGATAGAGCACTATTTTAGCAAGCCTGTTGTCCAAGCATTTAACTCTCAGGGTGAAATTATCACAGACATATCGAATGTGATTGATGGATCTGTGGTACGCGGTCTTGTAGAGGGAACAATTTCTGGTATAGAGAGCAACGGTTCGATTATTACGAAAGAAAAAATCATCAGACAAGTGCTTACGGATAAAGCGGTTGGAAAGATATTGCTTGAACAAATAGTTGATTCCGAAGGAGAAGTTTTAGCAGAGCCGGGAACCGAAATTACCTTAGACATGTTAGACGAGATCTCTCGTGTTTCTTCTGACACTATTACTATACGTCCAAAACAGGGTGCTTCCGAATATAAACAACTTATTCAGAGAGTCTCTTTTGTAAGGCGTTTAAAAGAAGAGCCACAATGGCGCCCAGTTGTACATGGAATAACAAAGGCTGCACTTGCAACTGATAGTTTCCTCTCTGCAGCATCCTTCCAGCAGACGGCCCAAGTTTTGGCGGCGTCAGCTGTAAGAGGAGATGTAGACGAGTTGATGGGATTGAAAGAAAACGTAATAATAGGTCTTCTTATCCCAGCAGGAACAGGAATAGAGAAATATAAGAGCTTAGAGGTTTCTGATAGCTGCACAACAGTAGAAGCAACTTCAGAAGAGACAGCTGAGCTAAATTAA
- a CDS encoding DNA-directed RNA polymerase subunit beta: MQFKTASGTAFERRKVFGKEKNLIPLPDLVEVQRNSYSWFFQADEEERASQGLQELFDEVFPIESYDGSFALELVNYIVDPVSMSMEEARSRDLTWSRPLRATIRLVNNKTGEIKEEEVYLSDFPAMTERGTFIINGTERVVVNQLARSAGVYYLAELGVPGRESFLAKLIPDRGAWIEFDLATDGVISTKIDNRKKIPITMILRVFGVQSTEDLLALFGAKEVERDLVEDSVMGMLLAEAIVSNDVSARIEIPKNTRLTKEHLEILWNNGRTKVMVWDVDSAIAATIERDRTDTPDEAILELFKRLRPNEPARMENAREYIDSVFFDPRRYNLGRVGRYKINRRLGLDVSSAERLLTIPDLVAIILGLISLRDGNEHVDDIDHLGNRRVRAVGELLQNQVRIGLLRMERIARERMTTTPDLATAMAKDLINVRPISAALREFFGSGQLSQFMDQTNPLAELTHRRRLSALGPGGLSRERAGFEARDVHHTHYGRICPIETPEGPNIGLVTSLATFARINEYGFLVCPRKKVVNGKITEEIVYLSADDEDEYYVGRADMPMDEEGNVLPKSVSGGIYVRHHDNTIEIRPDELQYMDISPKQIVSISTALIPFLEHDDANRALMGSNMQRQAVPLVFPDSPIVGTGIEHRIAKDSGSCVVSSRAGEVVYVDADRIEIKTAGGDIDTYNMAKFMRSNQGTVIHQKPLVQKGQKIKGNEVIADGQACDGGELALGRNVVVAFVSWEGYNFEDAILISQKLVKEDFYTSIHIEEYELEARDTKLGSEEISRDIPNVGEDALKNLDEDGIVRIGAEVKAGDILIGKVTPKGESDQTPEEKLLRAIFGEKAREVRDTSLRVPHGESGTVVEIKRLSRENNGDDLAPGINEVVKVYVAQFRKITEGDKMAGRHGNKGVVSSIMAEEDMPYLSDGTPVDVVLNPLGVPSRMNLGQVLETMLGFVALQNGWKVVTPVFESATTEELAPYVKNIQETKYPEMETDCKITLYDGRTGEPMANKVEVGVMYMMKLIHLVDDKIHARSIGPYSLITQQPLGGKTQFGGQRFGEMEVWALEGYGAAHVLQEMLTVKSDDIRGRLKTYERIVKGENLSKPGVPESFRVLIKELQGLGLDVEIIYTDGSVGELVLNDDDDNTRGRHLSFKPDATVDGIESFPSGGPSSATTSSDLFHDDVVSDDTEDAVELELETVSTEEADALFNDTDPKADEQGDDN, encoded by the coding sequence ATGCAGTTTAAAACAGCTTCAGGCACAGCATTTGAGCGCCGCAAAGTTTTCGGAAAAGAGAAAAACTTAATACCCCTTCCAGATCTTGTTGAGGTTCAGCGGAATTCATACTCTTGGTTTTTCCAAGCAGATGAAGAAGAGCGTGCTTCTCAAGGGCTGCAAGAGCTATTTGACGAAGTTTTTCCGATCGAAAGCTATGATGGTTCTTTTGCTCTTGAATTAGTCAACTACATTGTCGATCCGGTATCAATGAGTATGGAGGAAGCTCGCAGCAGGGACCTAACATGGTCGAGACCTCTGCGTGCCACTATCAGACTCGTTAATAATAAGACGGGTGAGATAAAAGAAGAGGAAGTCTATCTGAGTGATTTTCCCGCTATGACTGAGCGGGGTACTTTTATAATTAACGGCACAGAGAGAGTTGTAGTTAACCAGCTTGCCAGATCTGCAGGGGTATATTATCTCGCTGAACTTGGAGTGCCGGGCAGGGAGTCGTTTCTTGCGAAATTGATTCCCGACAGAGGCGCGTGGATTGAATTTGATCTTGCTACTGATGGTGTTATATCTACTAAGATAGATAATCGCAAAAAAATCCCAATTACGATGATACTAAGAGTATTTGGTGTACAGTCAACAGAAGATCTTCTTGCACTGTTCGGTGCGAAGGAAGTCGAGAGAGATCTTGTAGAAGACAGCGTTATGGGTATGCTTCTTGCAGAAGCTATTGTATCAAACGATGTCAGTGCGAGAATAGAAATTCCGAAAAATACTAGGCTTACAAAAGAGCATTTAGAGATTCTTTGGAATAACGGACGCACAAAGGTTATGGTTTGGGACGTTGATTCTGCTATTGCTGCAACTATTGAACGTGATAGAACGGATACCCCTGATGAAGCAATACTTGAGTTATTCAAGAGGCTTCGTCCAAATGAACCGGCACGCATGGAAAACGCAAGAGAATATATTGATAGCGTGTTCTTTGATCCCCGCAGATATAATTTGGGCAGAGTCGGTCGTTATAAAATAAATAGGCGCTTGGGATTGGATGTTTCAAGTGCAGAGAGATTGTTAACAATTCCCGATCTCGTGGCAATAATATTGGGACTTATATCACTTCGTGATGGCAATGAGCACGTGGACGATATAGACCACTTGGGCAATAGAAGAGTACGCGCGGTGGGAGAGTTGCTCCAAAACCAGGTACGCATCGGACTTCTTCGTATGGAGAGAATAGCAAGGGAGCGTATGACGACGACTCCTGACTTGGCTACAGCTATGGCGAAAGATTTAATTAACGTTCGTCCTATATCGGCTGCACTTAGAGAGTTTTTTGGCTCAGGGCAGCTGTCACAGTTTATGGACCAGACGAACCCCTTAGCCGAGCTTACGCACAGACGTCGACTTTCTGCACTTGGCCCGGGGGGGCTAAGTCGTGAAAGAGCAGGGTTTGAGGCTCGTGACGTGCACCACACTCACTATGGCCGCATATGTCCTATAGAAACACCGGAAGGTCCTAACATCGGACTTGTTACTTCCCTTGCGACATTTGCTCGTATAAATGAATATGGATTCCTAGTTTGTCCCCGTAAAAAAGTCGTCAATGGAAAAATTACAGAAGAGATAGTTTATCTTTCTGCCGACGATGAAGATGAGTACTATGTCGGACGTGCAGATATGCCGATGGATGAAGAGGGCAATGTTTTGCCAAAATCTGTTAGCGGTGGAATCTATGTAAGACACCATGATAATACTATAGAGATAAGACCCGATGAATTGCAGTATATGGATATATCTCCCAAACAAATCGTATCAATATCAACGGCACTTATCCCATTTCTTGAGCATGACGATGCAAACAGAGCTCTAATGGGATCAAACATGCAGCGTCAAGCTGTACCTCTTGTTTTCCCTGATTCTCCAATAGTAGGGACTGGAATTGAACATCGCATTGCAAAAGACTCCGGTTCTTGTGTTGTTTCAAGCAGGGCAGGAGAGGTCGTCTATGTTGATGCCGATAGAATAGAAATTAAAACGGCTGGCGGAGATATTGACACTTATAACATGGCAAAATTCATGCGTTCAAACCAAGGAACTGTCATTCATCAGAAACCTCTTGTCCAGAAGGGACAGAAAATAAAAGGCAATGAAGTTATTGCAGACGGACAGGCATGCGACGGTGGAGAGCTTGCTCTTGGACGCAATGTGGTTGTAGCTTTTGTTTCATGGGAGGGCTATAACTTTGAAGACGCTATTCTTATCAGTCAAAAACTGGTAAAAGAAGACTTTTACACATCTATACATATAGAAGAATATGAGTTGGAAGCAAGAGACACCAAGCTCGGTTCAGAAGAAATTTCTCGAGATATTCCCAATGTTGGAGAAGATGCACTTAAGAATCTAGACGAAGATGGAATAGTGAGAATCGGAGCGGAAGTCAAAGCCGGAGACATATTGATAGGGAAAGTGACACCAAAAGGCGAATCTGACCAAACTCCTGAAGAAAAATTACTTAGAGCTATATTTGGTGAAAAAGCCAGAGAAGTAAGAGACACTTCCCTAAGAGTTCCACATGGTGAAAGCGGCACCGTAGTCGAAATCAAACGTCTAAGTAGAGAGAACAACGGTGATGACCTGGCTCCTGGAATCAACGAAGTCGTAAAAGTCTATGTTGCTCAGTTCAGAAAGATAACTGAAGGGGACAAGATGGCTGGGCGACATGGGAACAAAGGAGTCGTCTCAAGCATTATGGCAGAAGAAGATATGCCTTATCTTTCAGACGGAACTCCAGTCGACGTTGTCTTGAACCCACTTGGTGTACCTAGCCGTATGAACCTTGGCCAGGTATTAGAAACGATGTTGGGCTTTGTAGCACTACAGAACGGATGGAAGGTAGTGACACCGGTATTTGAATCGGCAACTACTGAAGAGTTAGCTCCTTACGTTAAAAATATACAGGAAACAAAATATCCGGAAATGGAAACGGACTGCAAAATAACATTGTACGATGGGCGTACAGGTGAACCAATGGCAAATAAGGTCGAAGTCGGAGTTATGTATATGATGAAGCTAATCCACTTAGTAGACGACAAAATACATGCCCGTTCTATAGGCCCTTACAGTCTTATTACGCAGCAGCCTCTCGGAGGGAAAACACAGTTTGGTGGGCAGCGTTTCGGAGAAATGGAAGTTTGGGCTCTTGAAGGTTACGGAGCAGCTCATGTTCTTCAAGAAATGCTGACGGTAAAATCCGACGACATAAGAGGTCGACTTAAAACATATGAACGCATTGTTAAGGGTGAGAACTTATCAAAACCAGGCGTTCCCGAGAGCTTTAGAGTATTGATAAAAGAACTGCAAGGTCTTGGGTTGGATGTGGAGATTATTTACACAGATGGAAGCGTTGGGGAACTTGTTCTCAACGATGACGACGACAACACCAGAGGGCGTCATCTTTCATTTAAACCTGATGCCACGGTTGACGGTATTGAGTCTTTCCCATCAGGAGGACCTAGTTCAGCCACGACCAGTTCGGACTTATTCCATGACGATGTTGTAAGTGACGACACGGAAGATGCAGTTGAATTAGAGCTGGAAACAGTTTCAACAGAAGAAGCAGATGCTCTCTTTAACGATACGGACCCAAAGGCCGACGAGCAGGGGGATGATAATTAA
- a CDS encoding QueT transporter family protein has translation MIKKITLSAAIAALYVALTFIFFTISFGPIQFRVAEALTLLPFFIPEAIVGLFAGCVLSNLIGGGGGFGLIDVFLGSGATLFAAWLTYKSPNIWIAAIPPVIINALVVGYYIAAVTEVSVVLTMLYIGISQFVVCFGIGLPISLLLYRSRAFDTILLSKKETGSGTWVKK, from the coding sequence ATGATAAAGAAAATAACATTGTCTGCGGCAATTGCGGCCCTATATGTTGCTCTGACATTCATCTTTTTCACTATTTCATTTGGGCCAATACAGTTTAGAGTAGCTGAAGCACTGACATTATTACCTTTTTTTATTCCTGAAGCAATAGTGGGTTTGTTTGCAGGCTGTGTCCTCTCCAATCTAATAGGTGGCGGTGGCGGTTTTGGATTGATTGATGTTTTTTTGGGTAGCGGTGCAACATTGTTTGCAGCTTGGCTTACCTACAAATCGCCAAACATATGGATTGCTGCAATCCCTCCGGTAATAATTAATGCTCTTGTCGTTGGTTATTATATTGCTGCAGTAACAGAAGTTTCTGTAGTTTTGACAATGCTATATATCGGAATTAGCCAATTTGTAGTATGCTTTGGCATAGGATTGCCGATAAGTCTATTATTGTACCGTTCAAGAGCTTTTGATACTATTTTGCTTTCAAAAAAAGAAACAGGAAGTGGAACATGGGTAAAAAAATAG